The following proteins are encoded in a genomic region of Ignavibacteria bacterium:
- the kdsB gene encoding 3-deoxy-manno-octulosonate cytidylyltransferase, with the protein MSHEKIIGIIPARFGSTRLPGKPLVDLCGKTMIQRVYEGALNSQLLEKIIVATDDERIAAKVMSFGGTAMMTPEFLQSGSDRVAYVANEFPSAQIVVNIQGDEPFMRGEIIDETIVPILTNSSIHVCTPIKKIETTEELYSPGTPKVIVDNNFFALYFSRLPIPFVMKDIPTRETQKYLPYFKHLGLYAYRANALQQFTILPRTELEQAESLEQLRMLYYGWKIKTVVTTFDSIAVDTFADAELVRERLRNS; encoded by the coding sequence ATGTCTCACGAAAAAATAATCGGAATTATTCCTGCACGATTCGGTTCAACACGATTACCGGGAAAACCACTCGTTGACCTTTGCGGTAAAACGATGATACAACGCGTGTACGAAGGCGCACTCAATTCACAACTGTTGGAGAAAATAATCGTCGCAACAGATGATGAACGCATTGCCGCAAAAGTGATGAGTTTTGGCGGAACTGCAATGATGACGCCGGAATTTCTTCAGTCGGGAAGCGATAGAGTTGCATACGTTGCCAATGAATTTCCGAGCGCACAAATTGTTGTCAATATTCAGGGAGATGAACCGTTTATGCGCGGAGAAATTATTGATGAAACGATTGTTCCGATTCTTACAAATTCTTCCATTCACGTTTGCACGCCGATAAAAAAAATTGAAACGACTGAAGAATTGTATTCGCCGGGAACGCCGAAAGTTATCGTGGATAACAATTTCTTTGCGCTATACTTTTCGCGACTTCCTATTCCATTTGTGATGAAAGATATTCCGACAAGAGAAACGCAAAAATATCTTCCATATTTCAAACATCTCGGATTGTACGCATATCGCGCAAATGCATTGCAGCAATTCACAATTCTTCCGCGCACGGAACTGGAACAAGCAGAAAGTCTGGAACAATTGCGTATGCTGTATTATGGATGGAAAATAAAAACTGTTGTTACAACGTTTGATTCGATTGCCGTTGATACGTTCGCGGATGCTGAATTAGTGAGAGAACGTTTGCGTAACAGTTGA